A genome region from Streptomyces antimycoticus includes the following:
- a CDS encoding DUF397 domain-containing protein, producing the protein MSSLAWRKSSFSTGDAPNCVELAADLTGTPHLRESDDPEVVISAHPAALRAFLRAAKAGEFDRLEG; encoded by the coding sequence ATGTCCTCGCTTGCCTGGCGGAAGTCCAGCTTCAGCACGGGCGACGCCCCCAACTGCGTCGAACTCGCCGCCGACCTCACCGGCACTCCTCACCTCCGCGAAAGCGACGACCCGGAGGTCGTCATATCCGCGCACCCCGCCGCGCTCCGCGCATTCCTGCGGGCCGCGAAGGCGGGGGAGTTCGACCGACTCGAAGGGTGA
- a CDS encoding epoxide hydrolase family protein gives MEIRPFRIAVPQPDLDDLRRRLEHTRWPEPLPGPGWSDGASLDHVRALAGYWATGFDWRAREARLNAFPQFTTEIDGQRVHFLHVRSPEPAALPLLITHGWPGSVAEFTEVIGPLTDPRGHGGDPADAFHIVIPSLPGFAFSAPPREPGWGIRRIATAWTELMRRLGYERYGTQGGDFGSLISPEVARVAPSRVVGVHVNALVTVGPADPAGPEDLTPAERSRLAGRERWHRELSGYAAIQGTRPQTLSYGLADSPSGQLAWNLDWFAAHGDKPDALDRDAVLTNVSLYWFTNTAGPSARLYKEAASAWGTPPERSGVPTGVAVFRGDTAIRRLAEPHHTITHWSEFEAGGHFAAMEVPELLVDDVRTFFRDLR, from the coding sequence ATGGAGATCCGTCCCTTCCGCATCGCCGTCCCCCAGCCCGACCTCGACGATCTGCGCCGGCGCCTGGAACACACCCGCTGGCCGGAACCACTCCCGGGCCCCGGCTGGTCCGACGGGGCCTCGCTCGACCACGTCCGCGCGCTGGCCGGGTACTGGGCCACGGGCTTCGACTGGCGGGCGCGGGAGGCGCGGCTGAACGCGTTCCCCCAGTTCACGACGGAGATCGACGGGCAGCGGGTGCACTTCCTCCATGTCCGCTCGCCCGAGCCGGCTGCCCTGCCGCTGCTGATCACCCATGGCTGGCCCGGTTCGGTCGCGGAGTTCACCGAGGTCATCGGCCCGCTGACCGATCCGCGCGGGCACGGGGGCGACCCGGCCGACGCCTTCCACATCGTCATCCCGTCCCTCCCCGGCTTCGCCTTCTCCGCTCCGCCCCGCGAACCCGGCTGGGGCATCCGCCGCATCGCCACCGCGTGGACGGAGCTGATGCGGCGCCTGGGGTACGAGCGCTACGGCACACAGGGCGGCGACTTCGGCTCGCTGATCTCCCCGGAGGTGGCCCGGGTGGCACCGTCCCGGGTCGTCGGCGTACACGTCAACGCGTTGGTGACCGTAGGTCCGGCCGACCCGGCCGGGCCGGAGGACCTGACCCCGGCGGAGCGCTCCCGCCTCGCCGGGCGGGAACGCTGGCACCGCGAGCTGTCCGGCTACGCCGCCATTCAGGGCACCCGCCCGCAGACCCTGTCCTACGGCCTCGCCGACTCGCCCTCCGGCCAACTGGCCTGGAACCTCGACTGGTTCGCCGCCCACGGCGACAAACCGGACGCCCTCGACCGCGACGCGGTCCTGACGAACGTCTCCCTCTATTGGTTCACCAACACCGCGGGCCCCTCCGCCCGCCTCTACAAGGAGGCCGCCTCGGCCTGGGGCACGCCCCCCGAACGCTCCGGCGTCCCCACCGGCGTCGCGGTCTTCCGGGGCGACACCGCGATCCGCCGCCTCGCCGAGCCGCACCACACGATCACCCACTGGTCGGAATTCGAGGCGGGCGGCCACTTCGCGGCGATGGAGGTCCCGGAACTGCTGGTGGATGACGTCCGGACGTTCTTCCGCGACCTGCGCTGA
- a CDS encoding ATP-binding protein — MPNRILRAARLDCIVGTAELLVSELVTNAYRNTTTDAYVSMDWEPTPPDFRVTVWDSGRGLPQQVVANAEDESGRGLTLVESCSDTWGVHDYTDKDTGVTGKAVWFTLTPPPPAMGQTG, encoded by the coding sequence ATGCCGAATCGGATCCTCAGGGCGGCGCGGCTCGACTGCATCGTCGGCACGGCCGAACTGCTCGTATCGGAGCTGGTCACCAACGCGTACCGGAACACCACCACCGACGCGTACGTCAGCATGGACTGGGAGCCCACACCACCGGACTTCCGGGTCACCGTGTGGGACTCCGGCCGCGGGCTGCCGCAGCAGGTGGTGGCGAACGCCGAGGACGAGAGCGGGCGCGGGCTCACACTCGTCGAGTCGTGCTCCGACACCTGGGGCGTGCACGACTACACCGACAAGGACACGGGCGTCACCGGCAAGGCCGTATGGTTCACGCTGACCCCGCCGCCACCCGCGATGGGGCAAACTGGATGA
- a CDS encoding helix-turn-helix domain-containing protein, whose product MRRLREAAGLTVGEAAQVVGMRQPHFSNVEAGRTGLSAERLQKLTEALGSTYTYPGDALLALGREPGKGWWSDYRTTLGATHLDLAELEAGAVALRNYELLFIPGLLQTFEYATAVHSSGFSPTVSEVRDTAVEFRMRRQEVLSDERPPRLHAIVHEAALRVLYGGRAVMRDQLLRLIEVSRLPNVTIQIVPIDNEGSAAFSHPFMVIEPSVVKLGTVLVDQVGKAQFLDERQTLAEYGESFARLSELALPPVDAEAAPEARTVKDSLGLIQHILYPLL is encoded by the coding sequence GTGCGCAGGCTGCGTGAGGCTGCGGGACTGACTGTCGGTGAGGCGGCCCAGGTGGTGGGGATGCGTCAGCCGCACTTCAGCAACGTCGAGGCGGGCCGCACTGGCCTGTCGGCCGAACGTCTCCAGAAGCTGACGGAAGCGTTGGGTAGTACGTATACGTATCCCGGTGATGCCCTACTGGCCCTGGGACGGGAACCTGGGAAGGGATGGTGGAGCGACTACCGCACGACTCTGGGTGCGACCCACCTCGACCTGGCTGAGCTGGAGGCCGGAGCCGTTGCCCTCCGCAACTACGAGCTGCTGTTCATTCCGGGGCTGCTCCAGACCTTCGAGTACGCGACGGCCGTGCACAGCAGCGGCTTCTCGCCGACTGTGAGTGAAGTGCGGGACACGGCCGTGGAGTTCAGGATGCGGAGGCAGGAGGTTCTGTCGGACGAGCGGCCTCCTCGGCTCCATGCCATCGTCCACGAGGCGGCACTGCGCGTTCTCTACGGTGGTCGCGCGGTGATGCGTGATCAACTGCTGCGGCTGATCGAGGTGTCGCGCTTGCCGAACGTCACGATCCAGATCGTGCCCATCGACAACGAGGGAAGCGCGGCCTTCAGTCACCCGTTCATGGTCATCGAACCCAGCGTGGTGAAATTGGGCACGGTGCTCGTCGACCAGGTGGGCAAGGCGCAGTTCCTCGACGAGCGCCAAACGCTGGCCGAATATGGGGAGTCGTTCGCGAGACTGAGCGAACTGGCCCTGCCTCCAGTCGATGCTGAGGCTGCGCCTGAGGCTCGTACGGTGAAGGATTCCCTCGGGCTCATCCAGCACATCCTCTACCCGCTTCTCTAA
- a CDS encoding ABC transporter permease yields the protein MPDMTKSQSGTAVDTAVDAVAPPTEVDSAPAAGPAPQGKPRSLWGDAWFELRHRPLFWVSAVLLVLLLSIALFPGLFSGADPKDGDLTNHFLTKPELTHFFQADWFGYDGQGRSIYARVIYGTRASIMVGVGVTVVVTIFGGLLGMLAGYFGGWIDSIVSRIVDIFFGLPFLLGSMVVLNAFTERKVYVVIAALAFLGWTTIARVMRSSVITAKQADYVTAARALGAGTNRILFRHVLPNALAPTIVVATISLGAYISAEATLSYLGLGLADPTISWGIDISSAKDAIRDNPHVMLFPAGMLSLTVFAFITLGDAVRDALDPKLR from the coding sequence ATGCCTGACATGACCAAATCCCAGTCCGGTACGGCGGTCGACACGGCGGTCGACGCCGTGGCCCCGCCGACCGAGGTGGACAGCGCCCCCGCCGCCGGCCCCGCCCCCCAGGGCAAGCCGCGTTCGCTGTGGGGCGACGCCTGGTTCGAGCTGCGCCACCGGCCGCTGTTCTGGGTCTCGGCGGTGCTGCTGGTCCTGCTGCTCAGCATCGCGCTGTTCCCCGGTCTGTTCAGCGGCGCCGACCCCAAGGACGGCGACCTGACCAACCACTTCCTGACCAAGCCGGAGCTCACGCACTTCTTCCAGGCCGACTGGTTCGGCTACGACGGGCAGGGCCGCTCCATCTACGCCCGGGTCATCTACGGCACGCGCGCCTCCATCATGGTCGGCGTCGGGGTGACGGTCGTGGTCACCATCTTCGGCGGCCTGCTGGGCATGCTGGCCGGGTACTTCGGCGGCTGGATCGACTCGATCGTCTCCCGCATCGTCGACATCTTCTTCGGTCTGCCGTTCCTGCTCGGCTCGATGGTCGTGCTGAACGCGTTCACCGAGCGCAAGGTGTACGTGGTGATCGCGGCGCTGGCCTTCCTGGGCTGGACCACCATCGCCCGGGTGATGCGCAGCTCAGTGATCACGGCCAAGCAGGCGGACTACGTCACCGCGGCGCGCGCCCTCGGCGCGGGCACCAACCGGATCCTGTTCCGGCACGTCCTGCCCAACGCGCTCGCGCCCACCATCGTGGTCGCGACGATCTCGCTCGGTGCCTACATCTCCGCCGAGGCCACGCTGTCGTACCTGGGTCTCGGCCTCGCCGACCCGACGATCTCGTGGGGCATCGACATCTCGTCGGCCAAGGACGCCATCCGGGACAACCCGCATGTGATGCTGTTCCCGGCCGGAATGCTGAGCCTCACGGTCTTCGCATTCATCACGCTCGGCGACGCGGTGCGCGACGCCCTCGACCCCAAGCTGCGCTGA
- a CDS encoding peptide ABC transporter substrate-binding protein, whose product MRGAKSAKWVALAAVVALAATACGGNDSDSGSNDMNKGTADPNGILTAQLSEPQNPLQPANAKESQGSRVLRTIFAGLVDYEPGTGKLVYVNAESVTPNKDSSVWTVKLKPGWKFHNGETVTAKSYVDSWNWSANVSNNQTNSSWFQDIKGYEDVHPEKGKPKADKMSGLKVVNDNEFKIELNSSVSYFAYKLGYDVWTPLPTGFFKDPKGFGEKPVGNGPYKFVSWDHKKMIKVRKFDGYQGPNKAKNGGIDFKNYTTADAAYSDIRSNNLDWIEQVPTTALTNYKSDLGKRAIDEEYSAVQSIVPAFYTKQFKDIDPKVIQGLSMAIDRDTITKTVLHGSRTPADSFVARGVIGYKAGALKEQVTYDPAKAKALIKEGGGVPGNKISIQFNADQDHKPWVDAVCNSIRKATGVDCVGDSKPDFQADLNARDKHQVKSMYRGGWVLDYPVNSNFMRDLYGSKAAGNTSGYANKEFDELAAKADKAATLDETVKLYQEAEQVLAKDMPAIPLWFYKVNSGQSNKVLGKIPYGQDGDPIFTDVQVKKK is encoded by the coding sequence ATGCGCGGTGCCAAGAGCGCCAAGTGGGTCGCGTTGGCGGCGGTCGTGGCGCTGGCCGCGACCGCCTGCGGTGGTAACGACAGCGACAGCGGCAGCAACGATATGAACAAGGGGACGGCGGACCCGAACGGGATACTCACCGCCCAGCTGAGCGAGCCGCAGAACCCGCTGCAGCCGGCGAACGCGAAGGAGAGTCAGGGCAGCCGCGTGCTGCGGACGATCTTCGCCGGTCTGGTGGACTACGAGCCGGGCACCGGCAAGCTGGTGTACGTCAACGCGGAGTCGGTCACCCCCAACAAGGACTCCTCTGTCTGGACCGTCAAGCTCAAGCCGGGCTGGAAGTTCCACAACGGCGAGACCGTGACCGCAAAGTCCTACGTGGACTCGTGGAACTGGTCGGCCAACGTGTCGAACAACCAGACCAACTCGAGCTGGTTCCAGGACATCAAGGGCTACGAGGACGTCCACCCGGAGAAGGGCAAGCCCAAGGCCGACAAGATGTCCGGCCTCAAGGTCGTCAACGACAACGAGTTCAAGATCGAGCTCAACAGCTCGGTCTCGTACTTCGCCTACAAGCTGGGCTACGACGTGTGGACCCCGCTGCCCACCGGGTTCTTCAAGGACCCCAAGGGCTTCGGTGAGAAGCCGGTCGGCAACGGTCCCTACAAGTTCGTTTCCTGGGACCACAAGAAGATGATCAAGGTCCGGAAGTTCGACGGCTACCAGGGCCCGAACAAGGCCAAGAACGGCGGCATCGACTTCAAGAACTACACCACCGCCGACGCCGCCTACTCGGACATTCGCTCGAACAACCTCGACTGGATCGAGCAGGTCCCGACCACCGCGCTCACGAACTACAAGAGCGACCTGGGCAAGCGCGCGATCGACGAGGAGTACTCGGCGGTCCAGTCGATCGTCCCGGCCTTCTACACCAAGCAGTTCAAGGACATCGACCCCAAGGTCATCCAGGGTCTGTCCATGGCGATCGACCGTGACACGATCACCAAGACCGTGCTGCACGGCTCCCGCACCCCGGCCGACAGCTTTGTCGCCCGCGGCGTGATCGGCTACAAGGCCGGTGCGCTCAAGGAGCAGGTCACCTACGACCCGGCCAAGGCCAAGGCCCTCATCAAGGAGGGTGGCGGTGTCCCGGGCAACAAGATCTCGATCCAGTTCAACGCCGACCAGGACCACAAGCCCTGGGTGGACGCGGTCTGCAACAGCATCCGCAAGGCCACCGGCGTCGACTGCGTCGGCGACTCCAAGCCCGACTTCCAGGCCGACCTGAACGCGCGTGACAAGCACCAGGTCAAGTCGATGTACCGCGGTGGCTGGGTGCTCGACTACCCGGTCAACTCGAACTTCATGAGGGACCTGTACGGCTCCAAGGCGGCCGGTAACACCAGCGGCTACGCCAACAAGGAGTTCGACGAGCTCGCTGCCAAGGCCGACAAGGCCGCCACCCTGGACGAGACCGTCAAGCTCTACCAGGAGGCGGAGCAGGTCCTCGCCAAGGACATGCCGGCGATCCCGCTGTGGTTCTACAAGGTCAACAGCGGCCAGTCCAACAAGGTCCTGGGGAAGATCCCCTACGGCCAGGACGGCGACCCCATCTTCACCGACGTCCAGGTGAAGAAGAAGTAA
- a CDS encoding ABC transporter permease, translated as MGRYVARRLLQMIPVFIGTTLIIFLMVHVLPGDPIRAMWGDKAADPAQVASLRHEFGLDQPLWRQYIDYMVNLFQGDFGKTFGGRPVSEEMGMAFPVTLRLAAVALTIEIIVGIGLGAWAGLKAGRAVDTGVLIFTLIVISMPVFVLGYLARFIFADELGWLPPNVQNSMDVEQLLLPGFVLAMLSMAYVARLTRTTFAENLRADYMRTALAKGLPRRRIIGVHLLRNSLIPVITFLGTDVGALVGGAVVTEGIFNVQGVGNLLFNALGRREGSTIVGVVTVFVLVILLINLVVDLLYAVLDPRIRYA; from the coding sequence ATGGGGCGCTATGTCGCCAGGCGACTGCTCCAGATGATCCCGGTGTTCATCGGGACTACTCTGATTATTTTCCTCATGGTCCACGTACTGCCCGGTGACCCTATCCGGGCGATGTGGGGCGACAAGGCCGCGGACCCCGCGCAGGTCGCGTCCCTCCGCCATGAGTTCGGGCTGGACCAGCCTCTGTGGAGGCAGTACATCGACTACATGGTCAACCTCTTCCAGGGAGACTTCGGCAAGACCTTCGGCGGTCGCCCGGTCTCCGAGGAGATGGGGATGGCCTTCCCGGTGACCCTCCGCCTCGCGGCGGTGGCCCTCACCATCGAGATCATCGTCGGCATCGGGCTCGGTGCCTGGGCCGGTCTCAAGGCCGGCCGCGCGGTGGACACCGGCGTCCTGATCTTCACGCTGATCGTCATCTCGATGCCGGTCTTCGTCCTCGGCTATCTGGCCCGGTTCATCTTCGCCGACGAGCTCGGCTGGCTGCCACCGAACGTGCAGAACTCGATGGACGTGGAGCAGCTACTGCTGCCCGGCTTCGTCCTCGCGATGCTCTCCATGGCGTATGTGGCCCGGCTGACCCGGACCACGTTCGCCGAGAACCTGCGCGCCGACTACATGCGCACCGCGCTCGCCAAGGGCCTGCCGCGCCGCCGCATCATCGGCGTCCACCTGCTGCGCAACTCGCTGATCCCCGTGATCACCTTCCTCGGCACCGATGTCGGCGCGCTGGTCGGCGGCGCGGTGGTCACCGAGGGCATCTTCAACGTCCAGGGTGTCGGCAATCTGCTGTTCAACGCGCTCGGGCGGCGGGAGGGCTCCACGATCGTCGGGGTCGTGACCGTCTTCGTCCTCGTCATCCTGCTGATCAACCTAGTCGTCGACCTGCTGTACGCGGTCCTGGACCCGAGGATCCGGTATGCCTGA
- a CDS encoding M15 family metallopeptidase, whose product MTNSPFPADQRIVLIGDPRIRAIPVRECGEPLVDCRGRLRVDPRRADPAGHFAHLRAGVADRLERAEKLLPHDWRWLLVEGYRPPALQQEIFDGYAATLRRLDPDADEEWIQTATSRWCAPAETAGHVAGAAIDLTVCTRDGAEIDMGSPEAATPEESAGACYTHAPDLPERARENRALMIEALSSVGLVNYPTEWWHWSYGDRYWAWSTAAPAAVYGPTPEP is encoded by the coding sequence ATGACCAACTCGCCCTTCCCGGCGGACCAGCGGATCGTCCTGATCGGCGACCCACGCATCAGGGCGATCCCGGTACGCGAATGCGGCGAACCGCTGGTCGACTGCCGGGGCCGGCTGCGCGTGGACCCTCGGCGGGCCGACCCCGCGGGACACTTCGCACACCTCCGGGCCGGCGTCGCCGACCGGCTGGAGCGCGCCGAGAAGCTACTGCCGCACGACTGGCGCTGGCTGCTGGTCGAGGGCTACCGTCCCCCGGCCCTCCAACAGGAGATCTTCGACGGCTACGCGGCCACGCTGCGCAGGCTCGATCCGGACGCCGACGAGGAGTGGATCCAAACGGCCACCAGCCGCTGGTGCGCCCCGGCGGAGACGGCCGGGCACGTCGCCGGGGCCGCGATCGACCTGACCGTATGCACCCGCGACGGCGCCGAGATCGACATGGGCAGCCCGGAGGCCGCGACCCCCGAGGAGAGCGCCGGTGCCTGCTACACCCACGCTCCCGACCTGCCCGAACGGGCCCGCGAGAACCGGGCGTTGATGATCGAGGCGCTGTCCTCGGTCGGCCTGGTCAACTACCCCACCGAGTGGTGGCACTGGTCCTACGGCGACCGCTACTGGGCCTGGTCCACGGCCGCACCTGCGGCCGTCTACGGCCCCACCCCGGAGCCTTGA
- a CDS encoding ABC transporter ATP-binding protein: MADTEKNEAAMEPAVDATPNVTEVETVDAATEDEAVAALEAKVDRGEPILQVRNLVKHFPLTQGILFKRQIGAVKAVDGISFDLYQGETLGIVGESGCGKSTVAKLLMTLETATAGEVFYKGQDITRLSGRALRAVRRNIQMVFQDPYTSLNPRMTVGDIIGEPFEIHPEVAPKGDRRRKVQELLDVVGLNPEYINRYPHQFSGGQRQRIGIARGLALNPEIIICDEPVSALDVSVQAQVINLMEGLQDEFNLSYIFIAHDLSIVRHISDRVGVMYLGKMAEIGSDTEIYDHPTHPYTQALLSAVPVPDPESREGRERIILTGDVPSPANPPSGCRFRTRCWKAEDKCAKEIPLLAIPERFAGSDSPAAHESACHFAEEKDVVHA; the protein is encoded by the coding sequence ATGGCTGACACCGAGAAGAACGAGGCCGCCATGGAACCGGCCGTGGACGCCACCCCCAACGTCACGGAGGTGGAGACGGTCGACGCCGCCACCGAGGACGAGGCGGTCGCGGCCCTCGAGGCCAAGGTCGACCGTGGCGAGCCGATCCTCCAGGTGCGCAATCTGGTCAAGCACTTCCCGCTGACCCAGGGCATCCTCTTCAAGCGGCAGATCGGCGCGGTCAAGGCGGTCGACGGCATCTCCTTCGACCTCTACCAGGGCGAGACCCTCGGCATCGTGGGCGAGTCCGGCTGTGGCAAGTCCACCGTCGCCAAGCTGCTGATGACCCTGGAGACCGCCACCGCGGGCGAGGTCTTCTACAAGGGCCAGGACATCACCAGGCTGTCGGGCCGCGCGCTGCGGGCCGTCCGCCGCAACATCCAGATGGTGTTCCAGGACCCGTACACCTCGCTCAACCCGCGTATGACGGTGGGCGACATCATCGGGGAGCCCTTCGAGATCCACCCCGAGGTGGCTCCCAAGGGCGACCGGCGCCGCAAGGTCCAGGAACTCCTGGACGTCGTGGGCCTCAACCCGGAGTACATCAACCGCTACCCCCACCAGTTCTCCGGCGGTCAGCGCCAGCGCATCGGCATCGCGCGCGGGCTCGCCCTCAACCCGGAGATCATCATCTGCGACGAGCCGGTCTCCGCGCTCGACGTCTCCGTCCAGGCACAGGTCATCAACCTGATGGAGGGTCTGCAGGACGAGTTCAACCTGTCCTACATCTTCATCGCCCACGACCTGTCCATCGTCCGGCACATCTCCGACCGGGTCGGTGTGATGTACCTGGGCAAGATGGCCGAGATCGGCTCCGACACCGAGATCTACGACCACCCGACGCACCCCTACACCCAGGCGCTGCTGTCGGCCGTCCCGGTCCCGGACCCGGAGTCGCGCGAGGGCCGCGAACGCATCATCCTCACCGGCGACGTCCCCTCCCCGGCCAACCCGCCCTCCGGCTGCCGCTTCCGCACCCGCTGCTGGAAGGCCGAGGACAAGTGCGCCAAGGAGATCCCGCTCCTGGCCATCCCGGAGCGCTTCGCCGGATCGGACTCGCCCGCGGCACACGAGTCGGCGTGCCACTTCGCGGAGGAGAAGGACGTGGTCCACGCCTGA
- a CDS encoding twitching motility protein PilT yields the protein MLIAAERSRTKVWRAHRAYLTAGGVPQVPAAVVAQVWRDGARQARLAQLLKGCDVAVMDETAAREIGELLALAGTSDPVDGAVAVLAVRQGAAIATSDPDDIRHLLDRLGTRGKLVAVQQV from the coding sequence ATGTTGATCGCTGCCGAGCGTTCCCGGACCAAGGTCTGGAGAGCGCACCGGGCCTATCTCACGGCGGGCGGCGTGCCCCAGGTGCCCGCGGCTGTGGTCGCCCAGGTGTGGCGGGACGGAGCGCGGCAGGCGCGCCTGGCGCAATTGCTCAAGGGGTGCGATGTGGCGGTGATGGACGAGACGGCGGCGCGGGAGATCGGGGAATTGCTGGCTCTGGCAGGAACGTCGGATCCGGTGGACGGAGCCGTCGCGGTGCTCGCCGTGCGGCAGGGGGCGGCGATCGCCACCTCCGACCCCGACGACATCCGGCATCTGCTCGACCGGCTCGGCACCCGAGGCAAGCTGGTGGCCGTGCAGCAGGTCTGA
- a CDS encoding ABC transporter ATP-binding protein — translation MTTIEKTADDAVREGAGDDGTPLLEVRDLHVEFHTRDGVAKAVNGVNYSVDAGETLAVLGESGSGKSVTAQAIMGILDMPPGKIPQGQILFRGEDMLTMSGEDRRKIRGRRIAMIFQDALSSLNPVLSVGYQLGEMFRVHQGLSKKEAKAKAIELMDRVRIPAAKERVSDYPHQFSGGMRQRIMIAMALALEPDLIIADEPTTALDVTVQAQVMDLLAELQREYNMGLILITHDLGVVADVADKIAVMYAGRIVETAPVHELYKRPAHPYTRGLLDSIPRLDRKGQELYAIKGLPPNLLKIPSGCAFNPRCPKAEDICRTDVPALVPVTEQDGTELPGRGSACHFWKETLHG, via the coding sequence GTGACCACCATCGAGAAGACCGCGGACGACGCCGTCCGCGAGGGTGCCGGCGACGATGGCACCCCCCTGCTGGAAGTCCGCGATCTGCATGTGGAGTTCCACACCCGGGACGGTGTCGCCAAGGCCGTCAACGGCGTGAACTACAGCGTCGACGCCGGTGAGACCCTTGCCGTCCTCGGCGAGTCCGGCTCCGGTAAGTCGGTGACCGCCCAGGCGATCATGGGCATCCTCGACATGCCGCCCGGGAAGATCCCGCAGGGCCAGATCCTCTTCCGCGGCGAGGACATGCTCACCATGTCGGGGGAGGACCGCCGGAAGATCCGCGGCCGGAGGATCGCCATGATCTTCCAGGACGCGCTCTCCTCGCTGAACCCGGTGCTCTCCGTCGGCTATCAGCTCGGCGAGATGTTCCGGGTCCACCAGGGCCTGTCCAAGAAGGAGGCCAAGGCCAAGGCCATCGAGCTGATGGACCGGGTCCGCATCCCGGCGGCCAAGGAGCGGGTGAGCGACTACCCGCACCAGTTCTCCGGCGGTATGCGCCAGCGCATCATGATCGCCATGGCGCTCGCGCTGGAGCCGGACCTGATCATCGCCGACGAGCCGACCACGGCCCTCGACGTCACCGTCCAGGCCCAGGTGATGGACCTGCTCGCGGAGCTTCAGCGTGAGTACAACATGGGTCTGATCCTGATCACCCATGACCTGGGCGTGGTCGCGGACGTCGCCGACAAGATCGCCGTGATGTACGCGGGACGGATCGTCGAGACCGCCCCCGTGCACGAGCTCTACAAGCGCCCGGCCCACCCCTACACCCGGGGCCTGCTGGACTCGATCCCGCGCCTGGACCGCAAGGGGCAGGAGCTCTACGCCATCAAGGGGCTGCCGCCCAATCTGCTCAAGATCCCCTCGGGCTGCGCCTTCAACCCGCGCTGCCCCAAGGCGGAGGACATCTGCCGTACGGACGTCCCCGCGCTGGTGCCGGTCACCGAGCAGGACGGCACGGAGCTGCCGGGCCGCGGCAGCGCGTGCCACTTCTGGAAGGAGACCCTCCATGGCTGA